A genome region from Nicotiana tabacum cultivar K326 chromosome 13, ASM71507v2, whole genome shotgun sequence includes the following:
- the LOC107788910 gene encoding glucan endo-1,3-beta-glucosidase 8-like, translating into MAHIKMLIWACCLALSTSFAYGLGVNWGTQAAQTLHPTTIVQMLKDNKIDKIKLFDSDHWTVKYFAGTGIEVMLGIPNNQLRKFADDYDFAKDWVKNNVSTHLYDGGVNIKYVAVGNEPFLKSYNGSFMKSTFPALQNVQKALNSAGLGDKIKATIPQNADVYESGNSGPSQGDFRSDIRDLMQKICRFFKDNNAPFLVNIYPFLSLHENNNFPIEFAFFDEKAKPVRDNGISYTNMFDANLDTLVVSLKKAGSPGVKVIVGEIGWPTDGDLYGNVTLAKKFYSGFFKKMATKKGTPLYPGYIEYYLFSLTDENQKSIAPGSFERHWGVFKYDGQAKFPMDFTGQGHESMPVGAKNIKYLENKWCVLNKYAEDIGRLPSSVQYACSRSDCTALSYGGSCNKLDADGNVSYAFNMYYQMNSQDVESCVFDGLAQIVEKNASTGSCLFPIGLESAGVRIGLDAMLHILAGFFIFLAILV; encoded by the exons ATGGCTCATATTAAGATGTTGATATGGGCATGTTGCTTGGCGCTATCGACTAGTTTTGCCTATGGTCTTGGTGTTAATTGGGGTACACAAGCtgcacaaactttgcatcctacAACAATTGTTCAAATGCTCAAGGATAATAAAATTGATAAGATCAAATTATTTGATTCTGATCATTGGACTGTTAAGTACTTTGCTGGTACTGGTATTGAGGTTATGCTTGGAATTCCAAATAATCAGTTGCGTAAATTTGCAGATGATTATGACTTTGCCAAGGATTGGGTAAAAAATAATGTCAGCACACATTTGTATGATGGAGGTGTTAATATTAA GTACGTTGCTGTTGGAAATGAACCATTCTTGAAATCATACAACGGTTCATTTATGAAATCAACATTTCCAGCATTACAAAATGTTCAAAAAGCTCTCAATTCTGCTGGACTTGGAGACAAAATCAAAGCAACAATCCCACAAAATGCCGACGTTTATGAATCCGGTAATTCAGGTCCATCACAGGGCGATTTTCGATCAGATATCAGAGACTTAATGCAGAAAATTTgtcgatttttcaaagacaacaaCGCTCCGTTCCTCGTAAATATTTACCCTTTTCTTAGTCTCCACGAGAACAATAATTTTCCTATTGAATTTGCATTCTTTGATGAAAAAGCCAAGCCTGTACGTGACAACGGAATATCGTACACTAATATGTTTGATGCTAATTTAGATACTTTAGTTGTGTCATTGAAAAAAGCTGGTTCTCCTGGTGTAAAGGTAATTGTTGGAGAAATTGGCTGGCCAACAGATGGAGATTTATATGGAAATGTTACATTGGCTAAAAAATTTTATAGTGGATTTTTCAAGAAAATGGCTACAAAGAAAGGAACTCCACTTTACCCTGGATATATTGAGTATTATCTTTTTAGTTTAACAGATGAGAACCAAAAGAGTATTGCACCTGGAAGTTTTGAACGACATTGGGGTGTTTTTAAATATGATGGACAAGCTAAGTTTCCAATGGATTTCACAGGACAAGGACATGAGTCAATGCCTGTTGGTGCAAAGAACATCAAATATTTggagaataaatggtgtgttttgAACAAATATGCTGAAGATATAG GTAGACTACCTTCGAGCGTACAATACGCTTGCTCCAGGTCCGATTGCACGGCATTATCTTATGGAGGATCATGCAACAAGTTGGATGCAGATGGAAATGTTTCTTATGCATTCAACATGTATTATCAAATGAACAGTCAAGATGTGGAATCATGTGTATTTGATGGATTGGCACAGATTGTAGAAAAAAATGCTTCAACTGGTTCATGCCTATTCCCAATTGGTTTAGAGAGTGCTGGAGTTAGAATTGGTTTGGATGCAATGCTTCACATTCTTGCTGGTTTCTTCATCTTTTTGGCAATTCTAGTCTAG